The following proteins are encoded in a genomic region of Oreochromis aureus strain Israel breed Guangdong linkage group 8, ZZ_aureus, whole genome shotgun sequence:
- the dcun1d3 gene encoding DCN1-like protein 3 — protein MGQCVTKCKNPTSSLGSKSGDKESGGKSHKKGGSAGGVGGHKEDPGTQCSKATNELSNGTKPLEVTVETPIITAGDTRKDELLDGDGLSVKRIEELFCCYKDEQEDAILEEGMERFCNDLCVDPAEFRVLVLAWKFQAATMCKFTRKEFVEGCKAIQADSLEGICSRFPCMLLEAQGEENFKDLYRFTFQFGLDAEEGQRSLQREIAIALWRLVFTQDTPPILERWLDFLSENPSGIRGISRDTWNMFLNFTQAIGPDLSNYSEDEAWPSLFDTFVEWELERRKKEEEQALTAKEEEGRCTETDCSPTSDRLETEGSRGSQTWGGH, from the exons ATGGGCCAGTGTGTCACCAAGTGTAAGAATCCGACGTCCTCGCTCGGCAGCAAGAGTGGAGACAAGGAAAGCGGAGGAAAGTCCCACAAGAAAGGTGGCAGCGCTGGTGGTGTCGGGGGCCACAAAGAGGATCCTGGCACCCAGTGTAGCAAAGCCACCAATGAGCTGTCGAATGGCACCAAACCTTTAGAGGTCACAGTGGAGACGCCCATCATCACTGCAGGGGACACACGCAAGGATGAGCTTCTGGATGGAGATGGGCTGTCGGTCAAGCGCATTGAGGAGCTGTTCTGCTGTTACAAAGATGAACAGGAAGATGCCATCTTGGAAGAGGGCATGGAGAGGTTTTGTAATGACCTGTGCGTGGACCCGGCTGAGTTTCGTGTCCTGGTTCTTGCCTGGAAGTTTCAAGCAGCAACCATGTGCAAGTTTACAAG GAAGGAGTTTGTCGAAGGATGCAAGGCTATCCAAGCAGACAGCCTCGAAGGCATCTGTTCACGGTTCCCCTGCATGCTGCTGGAGGCCCAGGGCGAGGAGAACTTCAAAGACCTGTACCGCTTCACCTTCCAGTTTGGCCTGGACGCCGAGGAGGGGCAGCGCTCGCTGCAGCGCGAAATTGCCATTGCCCTATGGCGGCTGGTTTTCACGCAGGACACACCTCCGATCCTAGAGCGCTGGCTGGACTTCCTTTCAGAGAACCCCTCAGGTATTCGGGGCATCTCAAGGGACACGTGGAACATGTTCCTCAACTTCACCCAAGCGATTGGGCCCGACCTGAGCAACTACAGCGAGGACGAGGCTTGGCCCAGCCTCTTTGATACGTTTGTAGAGTGGGAGCTGGAGCGCaggaaaaaagaggaggagcaggCACTAACGGCAAAGGAGGAAGAGGGGAGGTGTACTGAGACAGACTGCTCTCCCACCTCAGATAGACTTGAAACAGAGGGAAGCCGCGGCTCACAGACGTGGGGGGGCCACTga
- the lyrm1 gene encoding LYR motif containing protein 1 yields the protein MTASTRTTVLSLYMRVFRIARTWQAQSGVLSDTETERKYILQEARTLFRQNQKLTEQESIKKCIEECEARIEIGLHYRNPYPRATYLPPMGLATQKGRKLRAQQRLRKQAKPIYLQSHDET from the exons ATGACTGCCTCCACCCGTACCACTGTGCTGTCACTGTACATGCGTGTTTTTCGCATCGCCCGAACCTGGCAAGCACAGAGTGGTGTTCTGAGTGACACGGAGACAGAGAGGAAGTACATACTGCAGGAGGCCCGCACTCTTTTCAGACAGAACCAAAAG ctcaCAGAACAAGAATCAATAAAAAAGTGCATAGAGGAATGTGAAGCGAGGATAGAAATCG gtcttCATTACAGAAACCCATATCCAAGAGCT ACGTATCTACCACCCATGGGACTGGCAACTCAGAAGGGCAGGAAGCTGCGAGCACAGCAGCGCCTGAGGAAACAGGCCAAAccaatttatttacagtcaCATGATGAGACCTGA